One window of the bacterium genome contains the following:
- a CDS encoding AAA family ATPase yields MSRAGGQFERGRDGVDERRHMTVLFSDLCGSTRLGHAIDPEVLDEILGHVKEAAFRTIADHGGTVAQFHGDGVLAVFGHPDPGEDDVRRATEAALDLHAAIRDLDVTHLTPRGFELRMHSGLDAGLVLVREGDAILGALELVGDAPNTAAGLASRAGVDEILASRTALVGHLPFFETASVAPVSLKGIDAPVEVYRVSGTTGITRRWEASQRRGLTPFIGREEALDTLGTAFAEARHGRLRRVLVVGDAGIGKTRTVEGARESGARTLSGYSEQQGSIAPLWPFQQIMREVFDLSADPKAFVEAADVEDRLEALGLAPHALELLALLSVRPTGRHGDPSARAEGGAKALAAFAALLSALAKTETIVLFLDDWQWSDDASRVAAGALQAMLANEPLLWITATRPTETSDAPHGDERRIELEPFRDEESARAIDLLAPSGLDLDTAGRLHVRSGGNPLFLEELCRSLRPRDEAGIEAGDVPATLHGLIEDRVHSLPTEQAETLRAAAVIGNVVPCWLLEGLTGLAEGAPLLSDLANADLLHPGVVGGTLRFKHGITRDVVYHSVRLADRRRYHARVAAILEGNQDGDGPDVPLESLAHHYEGAADFERASRYAERAGDRAWATAALDRTRLQYGNALDALDHLPETEENQRRWLSVSKRRAFACVFNPAREQTEMLARAAEIGTALGDLSAVGHALFWRGFIHYSLGNMSEALEAYDEGLEVAERAGDEKLVAQIRANIGESRAATCEYEAAERLLDESIEAKRRLHSANGDARNGKERSRAPTGSAYALACKGFIAAERGDTPMSEQWFGEALEAVAGTGHPVAGSCLAFQGTAQLLLGRFERALEIAKEVQAAGERMNGPFLFGRGRTEGSFARFMLEGDPEALDTLRRTTDWLEEKEIKLYISLAYGCLAEAYVRVERLDVARRFAQRALERAERLDPLGEGMALRVLARITARETPNQPDRADAYLDRALHAAVQRGSRRESALTIATQAEILAHRGERDLAGKRLAIALPELEGMGLEWYAADARRLAESLERG; encoded by the coding sequence ATGAGTCGGGCGGGCGGGCAGTTCGAGCGCGGAAGGGACGGTGTCGACGAGCGTCGGCACATGACCGTGTTGTTCTCGGACCTCTGCGGCTCGACCCGCCTCGGTCACGCCATCGATCCCGAGGTCCTCGACGAGATCCTCGGCCACGTGAAGGAAGCGGCCTTCCGGACCATCGCCGATCACGGCGGAACCGTCGCCCAGTTCCACGGGGATGGCGTCCTCGCCGTCTTCGGGCATCCGGATCCCGGCGAAGACGACGTGCGTCGCGCGACCGAAGCGGCCCTCGATCTCCACGCGGCGATTCGCGACCTCGACGTCACGCACCTGACGCCGCGGGGCTTCGAGCTGCGCATGCACTCCGGGCTCGATGCGGGACTGGTGCTCGTGCGCGAAGGCGATGCGATCCTCGGCGCCCTCGAGCTCGTCGGGGACGCCCCGAACACCGCGGCGGGCCTGGCGAGCCGCGCCGGCGTCGACGAGATCCTCGCGAGTCGGACGGCGCTCGTCGGTCACCTCCCCTTCTTCGAGACCGCATCCGTTGCGCCCGTTTCGCTGAAGGGCATCGACGCCCCCGTCGAGGTCTACCGCGTGTCGGGAACCACCGGCATCACGCGACGCTGGGAGGCCAGCCAGCGACGCGGACTCACGCCCTTCATCGGACGCGAAGAAGCCCTCGACACGCTCGGCACCGCCTTCGCGGAAGCGCGACACGGTCGGCTTCGACGGGTCCTGGTCGTCGGCGACGCGGGGATCGGGAAGACGCGAACCGTCGAAGGCGCGCGCGAGTCGGGCGCTCGAACGCTCTCCGGCTACAGTGAACAGCAGGGCAGCATCGCCCCGCTCTGGCCCTTCCAGCAGATCATGCGCGAGGTCTTCGATCTCTCCGCCGATCCGAAGGCCTTCGTCGAGGCCGCCGACGTCGAGGACCGACTCGAGGCCCTCGGACTCGCGCCCCATGCGCTCGAGCTGCTGGCCCTGCTCTCGGTCCGACCGACCGGCCGCCATGGCGACCCGTCCGCCCGGGCCGAGGGCGGCGCGAAGGCTCTCGCCGCCTTCGCCGCGCTGCTGTCTGCGCTCGCGAAGACCGAGACGATCGTGCTCTTCCTCGACGACTGGCAGTGGTCGGACGACGCCTCGCGCGTGGCCGCGGGTGCGCTGCAGGCGATGCTCGCGAACGAGCCCCTCCTCTGGATCACCGCGACGCGCCCGACCGAGACGAGCGACGCGCCCCACGGCGACGAGCGGAGGATCGAGCTCGAGCCCTTTCGGGACGAAGAATCCGCCCGCGCGATCGACCTGCTCGCGCCCAGCGGGCTCGACCTCGACACCGCGGGACGGCTGCACGTCCGCTCCGGAGGGAACCCCCTCTTCCTCGAAGAGCTCTGCCGCAGCCTCCGGCCGCGGGACGAAGCCGGAATCGAGGCCGGTGACGTCCCGGCGACGCTCCACGGGCTGATCGAGGATCGTGTGCACTCGCTTCCGACGGAGCAGGCCGAGACACTCCGCGCCGCTGCGGTCATCGGGAACGTCGTGCCCTGTTGGCTGCTCGAGGGCCTGACCGGTCTCGCGGAAGGCGCCCCTCTCCTTTCCGACCTCGCGAACGCGGACCTGCTCCATCCCGGCGTCGTCGGCGGCACGCTCCGCTTCAAGCACGGCATCACCCGCGACGTCGTCTACCACTCGGTGCGCCTGGCCGACCGACGGCGATACCACGCGCGGGTTGCCGCAATCCTCGAGGGGAACCAGGACGGCGACGGGCCGGACGTTCCCCTCGAGAGCCTCGCCCATCACTACGAGGGCGCCGCCGACTTCGAGCGCGCGAGCCGCTACGCCGAGCGCGCCGGCGATCGCGCGTGGGCCACCGCCGCCCTCGACCGCACGCGCCTGCAGTACGGCAACGCCCTCGACGCCCTCGATCATCTCCCCGAGACGGAGGAGAACCAGCGGCGTTGGCTCTCGGTCAGCAAGCGCCGCGCCTTCGCGTGCGTCTTCAACCCGGCGCGCGAGCAGACCGAGATGCTCGCCCGCGCGGCCGAGATCGGCACGGCCCTGGGCGACCTGAGCGCGGTCGGTCACGCGCTCTTCTGGCGCGGCTTCATTCACTACTCCCTCGGCAACATGAGCGAGGCGCTCGAAGCCTACGACGAGGGCCTCGAGGTGGCCGAGCGCGCGGGCGACGAGAAGCTCGTCGCCCAGATCCGGGCGAACATCGGCGAGAGTCGAGCGGCGACCTGCGAGTACGAGGCGGCCGAGCGACTGCTCGACGAGTCGATCGAGGCGAAGCGCCGCCTCCACTCGGCAAACGGAGACGCACGCAACGGCAAGGAACGCTCACGCGCGCCTACTGGATCTGCCTACGCGCTCGCCTGCAAGGGCTTCATCGCCGCCGAGCGCGGCGACACACCGATGTCCGAGCAATGGTTCGGGGAAGCCCTCGAAGCCGTCGCCGGCACGGGTCATCCGGTCGCTGGATCCTGCCTCGCCTTCCAGGGAACCGCCCAGCTCCTGCTCGGGCGCTTCGAGCGGGCGCTCGAGATCGCGAAGGAAGTGCAAGCCGCCGGAGAGCGGATGAACGGCCCCTTCCTCTTCGGGCGCGGACGAACCGAAGGCTCCTTCGCGCGTTTCATGCTCGAGGGCGACCCGGAAGCGCTCGATACGCTGCGCCGAACCACGGACTGGCTCGAGGAAAAGGAGATCAAGCTCTACATCTCGCTCGCCTATGGCTGCCTCGCCGAGGCCTACGTCCGCGTCGAACGCCTCGATGTCGCCCGCCGCTTCGCGCAGCGCGCGCTCGAACGCGCCGAGCGACTCGATCCCCTCGGAGAAGGGATGGCGCTGCGCGTCCTCGCCCGGATCACCGCGCGCGAGACGCCGAACCAGCCCGATCGCGCCGACGCGTACCTCGATCGCGCGCTCCACGCGGCGGTGCAGAGGGGCTCTCGCCGCGAGTCCGCACTCACGATCGCGACCCAAGCCGAGATCCTCGCCCACCG
- a CDS encoding TIGR00366 family protein, which produces MRLRLDRLAGPFVAFSERYYPDPFVFAIGLTFVTFAMAVGATPTTAAEALALWGTGLTGFLGFAMQICIVLVAAHALAHTDAVKRGIDAIARWPRSAPQAYALICVLAGLASMIAGALGLIVGALGAVSIAREGAARGLALHFPLLVASAYGGFVIWHMGYSGTAPLAVATPGHTLESVMGLLPVTETTFTVWNLGLAAFTLTAVALVCSRLGPGDDAIVALDPAEAPGLETPEEVTSPTLGDRLDHARGLSIALGLLFAAFLYTWFRDRGFALTLNLVNWSFVAVGLLLARSPIHYLRLIENASRTLGPVVLQYPLYAAVVALITQTELVGLFSDGFVAISTERTLGFWAFVSGGVLNFFVPSGGGQWAVQGPIFLEAARSLGVADAVVVMGVAYGDQWTNMIQPFWALPLLAIVGLDARAIMGYCFVIFLTSFACLGGGLLLLGAG; this is translated from the coding sequence ATGCGCCTCCGCCTCGATCGCCTCGCAGGACCCTTCGTCGCGTTCTCGGAACGTTACTACCCGGACCCGTTCGTCTTCGCGATCGGCTTGACCTTCGTGACCTTCGCAATGGCCGTCGGGGCGACGCCCACCACGGCTGCGGAGGCGCTCGCGCTCTGGGGGACCGGGCTCACCGGCTTTCTCGGTTTCGCGATGCAGATCTGCATCGTCCTCGTCGCGGCCCACGCGCTGGCCCACACCGACGCGGTCAAGCGCGGGATCGACGCGATCGCGCGCTGGCCGCGTTCGGCACCGCAGGCCTATGCCCTGATCTGCGTGCTTGCCGGGCTCGCGAGCATGATCGCGGGGGCGCTCGGGCTGATCGTCGGCGCCCTCGGCGCCGTCTCGATCGCGCGGGAGGGCGCCGCGCGCGGACTCGCGCTCCACTTCCCGCTTCTCGTCGCGAGCGCCTACGGCGGGTTCGTGATCTGGCACATGGGCTATTCGGGGACGGCCCCCCTCGCGGTCGCCACGCCCGGCCACACTCTCGAATCCGTCATGGGGCTGCTGCCCGTGACGGAGACGACCTTCACGGTCTGGAACCTCGGGCTCGCCGCGTTCACCCTCACGGCCGTCGCGCTCGTCTGCAGCCGCCTCGGACCGGGCGACGACGCGATCGTTGCACTCGACCCTGCGGAGGCGCCCGGCCTCGAGACGCCGGAAGAAGTCACGTCGCCGACGCTCGGTGACCGGCTCGATCACGCGCGGGGCCTGTCGATCGCCCTCGGCCTGCTCTTCGCGGCCTTCCTCTACACCTGGTTCCGGGACCGGGGCTTCGCGCTCACGCTGAACCTGGTGAACTGGTCCTTCGTCGCGGTGGGGCTCCTGCTCGCCCGGTCCCCGATCCACTACCTGCGTCTGATCGAGAACGCGAGTCGGACCCTCGGTCCCGTCGTCCTGCAATACCCGCTCTACGCCGCCGTCGTCGCCCTGATCACGCAGACCGAGCTGGTCGGACTCTTCTCGGACGGCTTCGTGGCGATCTCGACGGAGCGGACCCTCGGCTTCTGGGCCTTCGTGTCGGGCGGCGTGCTGAACTTCTTCGTGCCGTCGGGCGGCGGGCAGTGGGCGGTCCAGGGACCCATCTTCCTCGAGGCGGCTCGGAGCCTCGGGGTCGCGGACGCCGTCGTGGTGATGGGCGTCGCGTACGGCGATCAGTGGACGAACATGATCCAGCCCTTCTGGGCCCTGCCGCTCCTCGCGATCGTCGGACTCGATGCCCGCGCGATCATGGGATACTGCTTCGTCATCTTCCTGACGTCGTTCGCTTGTCTGGGCGGTGGATTGCTCCTGCTGGGCGCCGGATAG
- a CDS encoding carboxymuconolactone decarboxylase family protein: protein MSDPKTRAERGLDALSTIAGSPEAGQEIADYFESRGALGSIALRTAAGEVWIRDAISRRDRSAIVISALTAMARESELRQHVHGGLNHGLRYDEVDEILVQLSAYVGMPCCLSAQNVVDEVIAEREDTEHREVPRSPASLMDDGERRAAALDVLTTIVGDPDLDKKATEQSILDGYGDLGDIMMNYAFGDVWSRPQLSRRDRSLVVISALTALNMKHELEIHIGVGLNHGLTPAEIEEIMISLIPYGGFPRVIDGMILARKVFGERGVSA from the coding sequence ATGAGCGACCCCAAGACGCGAGCCGAACGCGGGCTCGATGCCCTCTCGACGATCGCCGGCTCGCCGGAAGCCGGGCAGGAGATCGCCGACTACTTCGAGAGCCGCGGCGCCCTCGGCAGCATCGCCCTGCGCACCGCGGCAGGCGAGGTCTGGATCCGCGACGCGATCTCCCGCCGCGACCGGAGCGCGATCGTGATCTCGGCCCTGACGGCGATGGCGCGCGAGTCCGAGCTGCGACAGCACGTCCACGGCGGCTTGAACCATGGTCTCCGCTACGACGAGGTCGACGAGATCCTGGTCCAGCTGAGCGCCTACGTCGGCATGCCCTGCTGTCTCTCCGCACAGAACGTCGTCGACGAGGTGATCGCCGAACGCGAGGACACCGAGCACCGCGAGGTGCCTCGCTCCCCCGCCTCTCTGATGGACGATGGCGAGCGGCGCGCCGCCGCGCTCGACGTCCTGACCACGATCGTCGGCGACCCGGACCTCGACAAGAAAGCGACGGAGCAGTCCATCCTCGACGGCTACGGCGACCTCGGGGACATCATGATGAACTACGCGTTCGGCGACGTCTGGTCCCGCCCCCAGCTCTCCCGCCGCGACCGCAGCCTCGTCGTGATCTCGGCGCTGACCGCGCTGAACATGAAGCACGAGCTCGAGATCCACATCGGCGTCGGCCTGAACCACGGTCTCACCCCCGCCGAGATCGAAGAGATCATGATCTCGCTGATCCCCTACGGCGGCTTTCCGCGCGTGATCGACGGGATGATCCTCGCCCGCAAGGTCTTCGGCGAACGCGGCGTCTCGGCCTAG
- a CDS encoding Rieske 2Fe-2S domain-containing protein, with the protein MENKDRGAPGFPNGWYAVAWSKDLGVGDVQRIRYFDNEMVLFRTRSGKARVLDAYCPHLGAHLAEGGRVQGESVRCPFHAWEFDGESGACSKIPYCARIPARARVRAWEVRELNHMIYVWHHAEGKAPDWEVPKSPHYDDPDWSPVRTFEIEVPVHLQDMAENNLDPVHFQYVHKMSGTPDTEISFEDEGRVLHAVSYSQQETPVGTFDMQLVRETYGLGLGTVESSGIPGVGLYMFTSTSPIDRDTTVSRWALTTTNNAVDVAGEEWMDNITKGVFDDMRIWSNKIHRAEPVLCEADTLLAEFRRWAKQFYSPDQLAG; encoded by the coding sequence ATGGAGAACAAGGACCGAGGCGCGCCCGGCTTTCCCAACGGCTGGTACGCCGTCGCCTGGAGCAAGGACCTGGGCGTCGGCGACGTCCAGCGCATCCGCTACTTCGACAACGAGATGGTGCTCTTCCGCACGCGCTCCGGGAAGGCACGCGTCCTCGACGCCTACTGCCCCCATCTCGGGGCCCATCTCGCGGAAGGCGGGCGCGTCCAGGGCGAGTCGGTTCGCTGCCCCTTCCACGCCTGGGAGTTCGACGGCGAATCCGGCGCGTGCTCGAAGATCCCCTACTGCGCCCGGATCCCGGCCCGCGCGCGCGTTCGCGCCTGGGAGGTCCGCGAGCTCAATCACATGATCTACGTCTGGCACCACGCCGAAGGCAAGGCGCCCGACTGGGAAGTGCCGAAGTCGCCCCACTACGACGATCCGGACTGGTCCCCGGTCCGAACCTTCGAGATCGAGGTCCCGGTCCATCTCCAGGACATGGCCGAGAACAACCTCGACCCGGTCCACTTCCAGTACGTCCACAAGATGAGCGGCACCCCGGACACCGAGATCTCCTTCGAAGACGAGGGCCGCGTCCTCCACGCGGTCAGCTACAGCCAGCAGGAGACGCCGGTCGGGACCTTCGACATGCAGCTCGTTCGCGAGACCTATGGCCTGGGTCTCGGGACCGTCGAGAGCTCGGGCATCCCTGGTGTCGGCCTCTACATGTTCACGTCGACGAGCCCGATCGATCGCGACACGACGGTTTCGCGCTGGGCGCTCACGACGACGAACAACGCCGTCGACGTCGCAGGCGAAGAGTGGATGGACAACATCACGAAGGGCGTGTTCGACGACATGCGGATCTGGTCGAACAAGATCCACCGCGCCGAGCCCGTCCTCTGCGAAGCGGACACGCTCCTCGCCGAGTTCCGCCGCTGGGCGAAGCAGTTCTACTCGCCCGACCAGCTCGCCGGATAG
- a CDS encoding aminoglycoside phosphotransferase family protein yields the protein MSAQARLPETPADVTPEWLSEALSERFPGTRVCSVDVLEIHHGTNSNAKLGVRYDQAEDLPETFFLKMLPLDPERRKTIVDTGMGRREALFYRHLADTVPMRVPRPYVARLDERDGSFVLLLEDLGPTACTLADVTTGIEVDQAAAAMDDYAALHVRFADEATRRANVPWVAPMGGDSDMGIWMLQYGLDHHRDKLRDPYAEMAHLYIDHRSTLDEIWMRGPITVLQGDSHIGNLFLDPNGRAGGRVGFLDWGLIQLGTPMRDVGYFITMALSPENRRAHERDLIQRYLDARAALGAETGSFDEAWLLHRVHAAYAAPASCPLVMFPEDEPEENKPLSRSFLERSQCVIEDLDPRAALREFAGF from the coding sequence ATGTCTGCCCAAGCCCGCCTGCCCGAGACCCCCGCGGACGTGACCCCCGAGTGGCTCTCCGAGGCGCTCTCGGAGCGCTTCCCCGGAACGCGCGTGTGTTCCGTCGACGTGCTCGAGATCCATCACGGCACGAACTCGAACGCGAAGCTCGGCGTTCGCTACGACCAGGCCGAGGACCTGCCCGAGACGTTCTTCCTCAAGATGCTCCCCCTCGATCCCGAGCGCCGGAAGACGATCGTCGACACCGGGATGGGACGCCGTGAGGCGCTCTTCTACCGCCACCTCGCGGACACCGTCCCGATGCGCGTCCCGCGCCCCTACGTCGCGCGCCTCGACGAGCGCGACGGCAGCTTCGTGCTGCTGCTCGAGGATCTCGGACCGACGGCGTGCACCCTCGCCGACGTGACGACGGGGATCGAGGTCGATCAGGCGGCGGCGGCGATGGACGACTATGCGGCGCTCCACGTGCGCTTCGCCGACGAGGCGACGCGTCGCGCGAATGTGCCCTGGGTGGCGCCGATGGGCGGCGACAGCGACATGGGCATCTGGATGCTCCAGTACGGCCTCGACCACCACCGGGACAAGCTCCGCGACCCTTACGCCGAGATGGCGCACCTCTACATCGATCACCGATCGACCCTGGACGAGATCTGGATGCGCGGCCCGATCACCGTCCTCCAGGGCGACAGCCACATCGGCAATCTCTTCCTCGATCCGAACGGACGGGCAGGCGGGCGCGTGGGCTTCCTCGACTGGGGATTGATCCAACTCGGCACGCCGATGCGCGACGTCGGCTACTTCATCACGATGGCCCTCTCCCCCGAGAACCGGCGGGCGCACGAGCGGGACCTGATCCAGCGCTATCTCGACGCCCGCGCCGCCCTCGGCGCCGAGACCGGGTCCTTCGACGAGGCCTGGCTGCTCCACCGCGTCCACGCCGCCTACGCGGCGCCGGCTTCGTGCCCCCTGGTGATGTTCCCGGAGGACGAGCCGGAAGAGAACAAGCCGCTCTCCCGGAGCTTCCTCGAACGCTCCCAGTGCGTGATCGAAGACCTCGACCCGCGCGCCGCGCTCCGCGAATTCGCCGGTTTCTGA